One Candidatus Neomarinimicrobiota bacterium genomic window, TTTCTCCTCTTTCCTGAAGTCTTTGCTTCTACGGGTAAAGACCTTCGTATCGACCACTACACCGTAAACTCCGGGCGAAGCCTTAAGCGATGCGTCTTTAACATCTCCCGCTTTTTCACCGAAGATGGCTTTGAGAAGCTTCTCTTCCGGAGTCGGGTCTGTCTCGCCCTTCGGCGTAACCTTACCGACAAGAATATCACCCGGTTCGACTTCCGCTCCGACACGGATTACTCCGCTTTCATCAAGATTTCTCGTTGCTTCTTCACTGACATTGGGGATTTCCCGTGTCAGCTCTTCTTCGCCTCGTTTAGTATCCCTGACCTGAAGTTCATATTCCTCTATATGCAATGAGCTGAATACATCGTCTCTCGCGAGCCGTTCGCTCACTACAATAGCATCTTCATAGTTGTATCCGTGCCAGGGCATGAACGCTACAAGAATATTCTGTCCGAGAGCGAGTTCGCCTCTATCGGTAGCCGCGCCGTCTGCGATAATATCGCCTTTTTTGATTTTGTCGCCTACCTTTACCAACGGTTTCTGATTGATACAAGTATCCTGATTTGTTCTCAGGAACTTGGTAAGATTAAATTCCTTCATTCCATCATCATCCAACTTGTGGAGATCTTCCGATTTACTTATCGGAGTGCGAATAGTGATTTTCTGTGCGGTAACCCGCTCCACTGTTCCGTTTACATCAGAAAGAACTATGGCCCTCGAGTCCATCGCGACTATTCGCTCCATTCCGGTTCCTACAATTGGAGTACTCGGTCTTAGGAGCGGTACAGCCTGACGCTGCATATTTGAACCCATCAGAGCTCTATTGGCATCATCATGCTCAAGGAATGGAATGAGCGCCGCCGCCGCGCTGACAATCTGATACGGCGAAACGTCCATAAAACTAACGTCCTTTACGGGAACAACCGGATAATCCGATTTAAGCCTCACCCGCGTGGTATTATCCACGAAATGGTTATTCTTGTCCAACGGCGCACTCGCCTGAGCGATCAAGTTTTTATCTTCGTCATCAGCCGTAAGATAATTTATCTTATCGGTTACTTTCGATTTCCCGTTATGAGATATGACTCTATAAGGCGTCTCGATGAAACCTAAAGTATTTATCCTCGCGAACGTACAAAGAGAGGAGATAAGTCCGATGTTCGGACCTTCAGGTGTTTCAATAGGACAGAGTCTTCCGTAATGGGTATAATGAATATCGCGAACTTCAAATCCCGCTCGCTCTCTCGTCAATCCACCCGGTCCAAGCGCGCTGAGTCTCCTTTTATGCGTCAGCTCCGACAATGGATTTGTCTGATCCATAAATTGCGAGAGTTGGCTCGTGCCGAAAAACGTGTTGATAACAGAAGTAATTATCCTCGAATTTATCAATTCGCTGGGAGTAAGCGACTCCGCATCGGTGACGTTCATCCGTTCTCTGATAGTCCTTGCCGTGCGGGCAAACGCAATGCTGAACTGATTGCCGAGCTGCTCGCCAACGGTTTTAATTCTTCTGTTTCCAAGATGATCAATATCATCTGTCGCTTCGTCGCCTTTCTTCACCTTCAGCAGATGCTTGAGAATAGCGACAATATCTTCTCTTGTGAGAACCGTTGTGTCGTATGGAATATCAAGATCGAATCGTTTGTTGATACGATAACGTCCCACACTTCCTAAATCATATTTCGCCGGGCTGAAGAATAATCTGTCAACGAATTTCCTCGCCGTCTCAAGATTCGGCGGCTCGCCTGAACGCAGCTGTTTGTAGATGAGACGTAATGCCGATTCTTCGTCATTAGAAGTATCTTTAGCCAGCGTGTTCATTATGACTTCGGCGTCTTTTTCATCCGAAGGCGATACAAGATTTACTGACTTGATCTTTTCCTTTTTCAGGATAGCGACTAAATCCTTATCTAATGTCGCCCCTGTTTCCGCTAATATTTCGCCCGTATCCTTATTTACGATATCCTCGGCTAAGCGCCTGTCATACTCTTTGGATATCGTTTTGCTGGATAATTTAACTTCCTGCACCATCCCGAAGAGCTCAAGTATATCCACATTTGTCGAATATCCGATTGCCCTCAGAAGTGTCGTAACGGGGAACTTCTTTCGTCTGTCTATAAGTGCGAACAGAGCGTCATTTATGTCGGTGGTAAAATCTACCCACGAGCCGCGGAAAGGTATAATCCGCGCGGAATACAGTCTTGTTCCGTTCGGATGGATACTCTCATCGAAGAATACGCCCGGTGAACGGTGAAGCTGACTTACAA contains:
- the rpoB gene encoding DNA-directed RNA polymerase subunit beta, whose amino-acid sequence is MPNLLDIQLESYEEFLQMKVTPENRESKGLQAVFETIFPIEDSRGNYKLEYVNYFLGLPKYTIEECQDRGMSYAVPLKANLRLSVSSEEETGKIEEVIEQGVFFGNVPYMTESGTFIINGAERVIVSQLHRSPGVFFDESIHPNGTRLYSARIIPFRGSWVDFTTDINDALFALIDRRKKFPVTTLLRAIGYSTNVDILELFGMVQEVKLSSKTISKEYDRRLAEDIVNKDTGEILAETGATLDKDLVAILKKEKIKSVNLVSPSDEKDAEVIMNTLAKDTSNDEESALRLIYKQLRSGEPPNLETARKFVDRLFFSPAKYDLGSVGRYRINKRFDLDIPYDTTVLTREDIVAILKHLLKVKKGDEATDDIDHLGNRRIKTVGEQLGNQFSIAFARTARTIRERMNVTDAESLTPSELINSRIITSVINTFFGTSQLSQFMDQTNPLSELTHKRRLSALGPGGLTRERAGFEVRDIHYTHYGRLCPIETPEGPNIGLISSLCTFARINTLGFIETPYRVISHNGKSKVTDKINYLTADDEDKNLIAQASAPLDKNNHFVDNTTRVRLKSDYPVVPVKDVSFMDVSPYQIVSAAAALIPFLEHDDANRALMGSNMQRQAVPLLRPSTPIVGTGMERIVAMDSRAIVLSDVNGTVERVTAQKITIRTPISKSEDLHKLDDDGMKEFNLTKFLRTNQDTCINQKPLVKVGDKIKKGDIIADGAATDRGELALGQNILVAFMPWHGYNYEDAIVVSERLARDDVFSSLHIEEYELQVRDTKRGEEELTREIPNVSEEATRNLDESGVIRVGAEVEPGDILVGKVTPKGETDPTPEEKLLKAIFGEKAGDVKDASLKASPGVYGVVVDTKVFTRRSKDFRKEEKQKSIKLKASYKRRLKWLEQLRNEKLVLILEGLKCSGLKDKETGKSILKTGLEYTKDRIETTDFSLASRENPWTSDDKANETTFLLMDNYEGRVAEINGDLERELFKLKAGDDLPPGIIQLVKVYITSKRKISVGDKMAGRHGNKGVVAEIVPIEDMPFLADGTPVDMILNPLGVPSRMNLGQIYETLLGYAGYKLGVHYETPVFDGATVEEVLEELTKAGIAEDGKTVLYDGITGDKFDQRVTVGKIYMLKLSHLVDDKMHSRSTGPYSLITQQPLGGKAQFGGQRFGEMEVWALQAYGAAYTLQEMLTVKSDDVEGRSKAYEALVKGQNLPKPGIPESFNVLLRELMGLGIDVELK